In Monodelphis domestica isolate mMonDom1 chromosome 1, mMonDom1.pri, whole genome shotgun sequence, the sequence CCTCAGTAACATGTGAATGCCTTGTAAAACTGGCAATAGTATCAATAAATGTGAAGACTACCCTAAATTCTCAGAATGATGGCATAAAAAAGCCATGATTTAAAAACTTAGTCcaaaaaattagagaaacaatCAAAGAATGCACTAATGGGCTTTTTCTATCTTGTTTCTTTATAGAAAATCAGGGCAAGTGTTAGTGGAAAAAGTTACATACCTCTTCTGGTTTAACCTCTCTTGTTGTGAAGTCTTTAACACAATCCAGAAAACAAGTTTCTGTGAGTTTATTGTAAGTTCCAAGAAATTCTTTAAActgtgaagaaattaaaagtcaatgaaattatttttttatgctGCCCTATCTTTGAGATTAACCTAGTAATAGAAGTTACTTTTCAACCAAACATGCCTAGAAACTAGAATAAATAGTGCACAGAAGAACAGTGATCAGGCACAGAATTatatcaaatagaaaataaattttcttaaagATTCCAACAACAATTCTgcaaaatgcaaaaatgaaaacaaaagtggaaaaaaattttcTATATGAATAGTTATCTTCCTAAATGAACAGAAATAGGGTAGTAATTTTAATCTGCAAATTAAAGCtcaaattttgattttatttttttctaattatttgccaaaagaaaaaaaagcattatttatACATTCTTGTTACTTGATTATCCTCCTTTAGAGATGAAATTTGAAATAACTGATTGAGGAAACTTTATACCTAAATTTGCATCCAGTggcacatttttaattttttgaaactaGTTTTCTTTAAGTGAATCTCACCTGTTTAATCTGATCAGTTTCTGATATTTGTGCAGCCATATTCTTTTGATATGTAGATCAGTCACCTctgttagaaataaaaaaaaattaaactgaaaagaaATGGCTACATTTATGAAATAGAACCAAAAAAAGATATAACTAAAAACAATGGTTCATGTTTGAAAAAAATCTCACTTTGTCTCTATAGTCTCCTTGAGaccagggaattttttttttgggggtgaTGGGGATGGTTAAGTACAAGACAGTACTAGTActtataaatacttatatatgttgtacatatatgcatatgtatatgtacttaaaataagttaaaaagcTAGTACTTATACTAAATAATCCCTTAATTTACCAGCCAGAGTAGTTCATTCCTGCCATTTTGCTGAGTTAGTTTATGGAAGCAGGCTCTTGTAACAAAATATTAAGTGCATTATTTTATGGTAGCTTTGAGATTTTGGTAACTTTTACAGTTGTCTCTGGTATTAATGTGACAACCCCATTGATAGCTCCAAAATAACTAGGTTTGTCTCTAGCAAGAACTGTCTAAAACCTAGGAAATTAGAAAAGCATCATTGtaataaacaaaaacctctgaaaactATTATAATGCAATACCCATTCTTATGTTAAATATCCAAACTTGAAAATCCATGGGTTTCCTAGAAAGCTTATCTTCCAATAAAAGATAACTGCAGAGACTAACCTATACATACAATTTCCATTCagagaaaactttatttaattaaactCAATTTGTAgagagacaaaagaagaaaaaggcaagatTAAAATACCTCTTTGGAGTATTTGGATTTTCTCATAACCACAAAATTATGTCTGGTCTGAGTTGATAACATTTTATAGGATCATAAAGCTAGATAGCACTAGAAAGGATCTCCCCAGCTAGTCCAAATATTACATTTTACAAACAAGTGAGGCCTAGGGAAGTAGTGGCTTAAAGCTATAtaattaagtgtcagaggcagagtttgaactcagattttctgacttgagaactagtgctctttccattgtactatgtAGCTTCCTATAAGTCATAATGCTGTATTTATGAATATTGAGTTCTTAAAAACTTTCATAAAGTATAAACACTTATTGTATACATCCAATTAGATGCTACTCTCATATGTTagcttaatataaaaaattaaaaaaaaaatataccttacctttcatcttacacaatcaatagtatgtattggttctaaggcagaagagtggtaaaggctagtcaatgggggttaagtgacttgctctgggtcatccagctaggaagtgtctgaggtcagatgagaATCCAGAACATCCTATCTctaaatctactgagccacctagctgcctccaatataaaacattttaaagtaatgaAGGGGGCTATGAGAATTCTAATTTTGATTCCTGTAGAATATGAAGCAAGTGATGTTGAGCTTTCTACAGAATCTACTCTTCCTATCTTAGTTTAACcaactttcttttcctctcccttttatcCATCACCTCTTCTTGTGCTTTGTGGACTCATGATTCCTTAAATAGGCCAAAAAGCATTGTTCTTTCACAAAACCCACTAGTTTTTCCAGTTTGATGTCACTTTTAAGATTACCACCTGCTTTGTGGAGATTTGAgataattgttttctaatttttgtagCTATGTGCTTGGCACACTGTGTGGCATGTTCAaaggcacttattaagtgcttactgaaCGGTGTTCCAAACCTTacacaaaaaaagaaacctcATTATAAAATAGGTGGTCATATAGGCTATGGTTGAAGACCAATTCTTGCCAATCTCACCTCATTCAGACCTCTTGTATTTGTTTCCCACTCTACAAATACACAATCACTCATTTTTAGGCTCTCTTACCTCATAAATGTATCTCTGCATACTGTCTCCCCCCTCTTCAATTTAATCCATCTTCTACAATGCTGAAAAATTGCTTCTCCCTGCTCCTGACTTTTTGCAGTGGTAATTGCTTCTTTGGGGATGGAAGTGGGATTGTGTTTTGACCTTAAAATATCAAAAGGCATTTCCAGCAGAACACAAAAAGAGGACTCtatatgaaattgaaaatctCTAATTTATatggtttactttttttttttaaactcttaccttccatcttagaatcaatgctgtgtattggatccaagagCAGTagggcaatggagtttaagtgacttgtccagggttgccccactaagaagtgtctaaggccatttgaatccaggacctcctgtctctaggcctggctacctcaatccactgagtcatctagctgcccccatattgcctgcttttaaaaaaaagtttacaataATTCTACTCATTACTTTAAAAGCTGCTCTGCTTCCTTCTGTACTTAAAGTGTCACAATAGCCTTTTGGGGGGCATTACTATTGCCAacttctcctttctcttaattTCCCCACCTCAACTAAAAACATATACCTTGTAGTTTAGTTAAATAAAATGAATCTACAGAGTGGCCATGTCTGAAAAAATGTAAGAATCTGCACCTTGTGTCTATCCCCTGTCAGCAGATGGATAACATGCTTTATCAATATGGTTGTTCACTGCACTGATCCTAGgttgtctttcaaagttgtttttttttaaacagtgttGCTATCCTTGTATAAATTGTTTCTCTGGGTCTGTTTTCTGCACTT encodes:
- the TIMM9 gene encoding mitochondrial import inner membrane translocase subunit Tim9, with amino-acid sequence MAAQISETDQIKQFKEFLGTYNKLTETCFLDCVKDFTTREVKPEESTCSEHCLQKYLKMTQRISLRFQEYHIQQNEALAAKAGLLGQPR